Proteins encoded within one genomic window of Ranitomeya variabilis isolate aRanVar5 chromosome 4, aRanVar5.hap1, whole genome shotgun sequence:
- the LOC143766559 gene encoding uncharacterized protein LOC143766559 — protein MSSSDSPPPQQQRVSEAESDEELSEGGETGGEMQVEEEPSAAAAAPAAAAEGSPRQSQSRRTRRHGRPSASQRAPAEEEDDDDDIDVDCLIEEVREREPLWNMADRRHADTGVTRRLWDEVCRTLFPRRESLHPQQQSKLVGKVRKRWRSLRDRFKREFNDEMKAPSGSAGRKRSRYKYGQALSFLRRTMLSRVTFSSHRAPASSSAPSEAIPPESATEGHVGRPHTSVPSSDPSVPSVLSSDPSVPSTSSAPSSGALLQASLLASDAEQLAFPLPHPSDPATSTPPLGSWRQRQRGQERSYAPEFLHLNASFQGSFKILGEQVTAGFNMVQSRISETSQETSSRLDRLHSAVSPDPANLFFQSMLMSMEKLSFEQQMRVMNTCHNAALQAINESTHTPHHTSTPIPHHTPHYQTQPQYPHQQHYQTQLQSPHQHHYQTPRHSHYPTQSQYPTQSPQQSRPLDQITSPMFSLLNFSLPPTPTPPPSGQPLGLTPTSTAPQTSRVSPPIDVVQPSGTSSSHISTQHFENL, from the exons atgtcctcttctgacagccctcctccacagcaacagcgtgtatcg gaagctgaatcagatgaggagctgtcagaagggggcgagacgggtggagagatgcaagtggaggaggaaccaagt gctgctgctgctgctcctgctgctgccgctgaaggctctcccagacagtcccagagtcggcggactcgtcgccacggtcggccatca gcttcacagcgtgctcccgcagaagaggaggatgatgatgatgacattgatgtagactgtctcatcgaggaggttcgtgagcgggagccgctgtggaacatggctgaccgcaggcatgcagataccggtgtcacccgtcggctctgggacgaagtgtgtcgcaccctgtttccaaggcgggagagccttcatcctcagcagcagagcaaactag ttggaaaggttaggaagcggtggcggtcactgagggatcgctttaagagggaattcaatgatgagatgaaggccccgagtggctctgcaggaaggaagaggagcagatataaatatggccaggccctctccttcctgaggcgaaccatgctaagcagagt caccttctccagccaccgggcgcctgcatcttcctctgcgccctctgaagcgatccctcctgagtccgccactgagggccacgtcggtaggccccacacctctgtcccctcctctgacccctctgtcccctctgtcctctcctctgacccctctgtcccctccacttcatccgccccaagcagtggagcattattgcaggcttcattgctcgcatctgatgctgaacagttagcgttccctttaccccacccctctgatcctgccacctcgacaccaccattaggttcgtggcggcagcgccagaggggtcaggaaaggagctatgctcctgagttcttacacctgaatgcatccttccaaggctctttcaaaattttgggagagcaagtgactgctggtttcaacatggtgcaatcacgcatcagtgaaacaagccaggaaaccagcagtcgcttggataggctgcattcagctgtaagtcccgatccggccaacctttttttccaatccatgctcatgagcatggagaagctttcttttgagcaacagatgcgggtaatgaatacctgccataatgctgcactgcaggccattaatgaatcgacccacacacctcaccacacctccactccaattccacaccataccccccattaccaaacccagccccaatacccacaccagcagcattaccaaacccagctccaatccccacaccagcaccattaccaaaccccacgccactcccactaccctacccagtcacaatacccgacccagtccccacaacaatcccggcccctagaccaaattacttccccaatgttttccttactgaacttttctcttccacctaccccaacaccacccccctctggtcagcctcttggtttaacccccacttccactgcaccccaaacaagtagggtttccccacctatcgacgtggtccaaccttccggcacatcctcctctcatatctccacccaacactttgaaaatttgtaa